One genomic region from Capra hircus breed San Clemente chromosome 18, ASM170441v1, whole genome shotgun sequence encodes:
- the DACT3 gene encoding dapper homolog 3 produces MIRAFSFPVSPERGRLRGWLEGSLAGLCELHWLRERQEYRVQQALRLAQPGMGGAEAEDEEDADEDEDAAAARRAAAALEEQLEALPGLIWDLGQQLGDLSLESGGLEQESGRSSGFYEDPSSTGGPDSPPSTFCGDSGFSGSGSYGRLGPSEPRGIYASERPKSLGDASPSAPEAVGARAAVPRSFSAPYPTAAGSAGPEACSSAERRARAGPFLTPSPLHAVALRSPRPCGRRPPDSPEASGAGRPLDGYISALLRRRRRRGAGQPRTSPGGADGGPRRQNSVRQRPPDASPPPGGARSAPEPPVERAGVRPASPAPLGRAWASPWEAEATPEPVAPPAAPSTPDSPAEGRLVKAQYIPGAQAATRGLPGRAARRKAPPLTRGRSVEQSPPRERPRAAGRRGRMAEASGRRGSPRARKAARSQSETSLLGRAAAVPPGPPKYPTAEREEPRPPRPRRGPAPTLAAQAAGSCRRWRSTAEIDAADGRRGRPRGPAARGPGPGPSPSAPQRRLLYGCAGSDSECSAGRLGPLGRRGPASGVGGGGYGESESSASEGESPAFSSASSDSDGSGGLVWPQQLVAATAASGPGAGAGGGAPAGPAKVFVKIKASHALKKKILRFRSGSLKVMTTV; encoded by the exons ATGATCCGGGCCTTCTCGTTCCCGGTGAGCCCCGAGCGGGGTCGGCTGCGGGGCTGGCTAGAGGGCAGCCTGGCCGGGCTCTGCGAGTTGCACTGGCTCCGGGAGAGACAGGAGTACCGCGTGCAGCAGGCGCTGCGGCTGGCCCAGCCCGGAATGGGGGGCGCCGAGGCCGAGGACGAGGAGGACGCCGACGAGGACGAAGATGCGGCGGCGGCGCGCCGGGCCGCAGCGGCCCTGGAAGAGCAGCTG GAGGCCTTGCCTGGGCTCATCTGGGACCTGGGCCAGCAGCTGGGAGACCTGAGCCTGGAGTCTGGGGGCTTGGAACAGGAGAGTGGGCGCAGCTCGG GCTTCTATGAAGACCCCAGCTCCACGGGAGGCCCGGACTCACCACCCTCGACTTTCTGTGGGGACAGTGGCTTCTCTGGCTCTGGCTCCTATGGACGCCTGGGTCCCTCTGAACCCCGAGGCATCTATGCCAGCGAGAGGCCCAAGTCCCTAG GAGACGCCAGTCCCAGCGCACCCGAGGCGGTGGGCGCTAGGGCAGCCGTGCCGCGGTCCTTCTCGGCGCCCTACCCGACGGCTGCGGGGTCTGCGGGCCCGGAGGCCTGCTCCTCCGCGGAGCGACGAGCCCGCGCGGGGCCCTTCCTGACGCCCAGCCCCCTGCACGCCGTGGCGCTGCGCAGCCCGCGGCCGTGCGGCCGCCGTCCCCCGGACTCGCCCGAAGCTTCGGGCGCGGGGCGGCCCCTGGACGGCTACATCTCGGCGCTCTTGCGCAGGCGCCGCCGCCGGGGGGCGGGCCAGCCCCGGACCAGTCCCGGGGGCGCGGACGGGGGCCCGAGGCGCCAGAACAGCGTGCGCCAGCGGCCGCCCGACGCGTCCCCGCCCCCCGGAGGCGCGCGATCCGCGCCCGAGCCCCCGGTGGAGCGCGCGGGGGTCCGTCCCGCCAGCCCGGCCCCGTTGGGCCGCGCCTGGGCCTCGCCGTGGGAGGCGGAGGCGACCCCCGAGCCCGTGGCGCCGCCCGCTGCCCCCTCGACCCCCGACAGCCCGGCGGAGGGCCGCCTGGTGAAGGCACAGTACATCCCGGGCGCGCAGGCCGCCACCCGCGGCCTCCCTGGCCGCGCGGCGCGCCGCAAAGCGCCCCCTCTGACGCGGGGCCGCAGCGTGGAGCAGTCCCCACCCCGGGAGCGTCCCCGGGCCGCGGGCCGCCGCGGACGCATGGCGGAGGCCTCGGGCCGCCGGGGCTCGCCCAGGGCTCGCAAGGCCGCGCGCTCCCAGTCCGAGACCAGCCTTTTGGGCCGCGCCGCCGCAGTTCCGCCAGGTCCCCCCAAGTACCCCACAGCCGAAAGGGAAGAGCCCCGGCCGCCGCGGCCTCGCCGTGGTCCCGCGCCCACCCTCGCGGCTCAGGCCGCGGGGTCCTGCCGCCGCTGGCGCTCCACGGCCGAGATCGACGCTGCCGACGGGCGCCGAGGCCGGCCCCGCGGCCCCGCCGCCCGAGGCCCGGGTCCTGGCCCATCCCCTTCAGCTCCTCAGCGCCGTCTGCTCTACGGCTGCGCGGGCAGCGACTCGGAGTGCTCGGCCGGGCGCCTGGGGCCCCTGGGGCGCCGGGGCCCGGCGAGCGGCGTCGGCGGAGGCGGCTATGGGGAGAGTGAATCGAGCGCCAGCGAGGGCGAGTCGCCTGCCTTCAGCTCCGCATCCAGCGACTCCGATGGCAGCGGTGGCCTCGTGTGGCCGCAGCAGCTGGTGGCAGCCACCGCGGCCTCCGGGCCGGGGGCTGGTGCGGGTGGAGGGGCGCCTGCGGGCCCCGCCAAAGTCTTCGTGAAGATCAAGGCTTCCCACGCGCTCAAGAAGAAGATACTGCGTTTCCGTTCGGGTTCTCTCAAGGTCATGACTACAGTGTGA